The following are encoded together in the Parabacteroides chongii genome:
- a CDS encoding M3 family metallopeptidase — MNKTLMAASLAVVLGACNSSKKSDVAESTPNPFFTEYTTPFGVPPFDKIEVAHYKPACEKGMEEHKKEIDAIVNNTEKPTFENTIVALDQAGELLNKVMYAFGGQSSVNTTDEIQALEQEFYPLLSAHFDDINLNPALFARVKAVYDQKASLNLDKEQAKLLEETYKGFVRGGANLDADKQAKLRELNEKISVLELTFGQNVLKETNAFKLVVDKKEDLAGLPESVVAAAAETAAADSMEGKWVFTLHNPSVMPFLQYADNRALREKIFKAYINRGNNNNANDNKNVVKELVAARLDKAKLLGYEDFAAFVLDENMAKNEKNVYNLLDQVWTPALKKAKEELADINAEIKKEGGNFNAEGWDWRYYADKARQAKFNMDENEVRPYLELNNVREGAFYVANKLYGITFTEIKDIPKPDPDAFAFECKDKDGSLLGVLYMDFYTRPGKSGGAWCGSYRSQTYKDGKKVAPVVTTVFNFSKPVAGQPALLSADEAETVFHEFGHALHGLFCDVHYYGVSDVPRDFVELPSQVMEHWVFEPEVLKVYAKHYQTGEVIPQELVDKIVKSGKYGQGFATIEYLAASLLDMDYHILKKQSANMDVEVFEADVMNKRGLISQIPPRYRTTYFSHTMTGGYTAGYYSYIWAEVLDADAFDAYKETGDIFNQEVATKFRQCVLTPGGIDDAMDMYKNFRGKEPSIEPLLKNRGLK, encoded by the coding sequence ATGAATAAAACGCTTATGGCTGCCAGCCTGGCAGTAGTCTTAGGAGCCTGCAACTCCTCAAAGAAAAGCGATGTAGCCGAGTCTACACCCAATCCGTTTTTTACAGAGTATACGACACCGTTCGGTGTTCCTCCTTTCGATAAGATAGAAGTAGCACATTACAAGCCCGCTTGTGAAAAGGGAATGGAAGAACACAAAAAGGAGATTGATGCCATTGTCAATAATACCGAAAAGCCTACTTTCGAGAATACGATTGTGGCTCTCGATCAGGCAGGCGAGTTGTTAAACAAGGTCATGTATGCCTTCGGTGGGCAGTCAAGTGTGAACACGACCGACGAAATACAGGCACTTGAGCAGGAGTTTTATCCGCTGCTGTCTGCCCATTTTGACGATATCAATCTGAACCCGGCTCTTTTCGCCCGTGTGAAAGCAGTTTATGATCAGAAAGCATCACTGAACTTGGATAAAGAACAGGCCAAGTTGCTGGAAGAAACATACAAAGGTTTTGTGCGTGGCGGTGCAAATCTGGATGCAGACAAACAAGCGAAGCTACGTGAATTGAATGAGAAGATTTCTGTGCTGGAACTTACTTTCGGACAGAATGTATTGAAAGAAACGAACGCTTTTAAACTGGTAGTCGATAAGAAAGAAGATCTCGCCGGCCTGCCTGAATCAGTAGTTGCCGCTGCTGCTGAGACTGCCGCAGCCGATTCGATGGAAGGCAAATGGGTCTTCACCCTTCATAACCCAAGCGTGATGCCTTTCCTGCAATATGCCGACAATCGTGCGTTGCGCGAAAAGATATTTAAGGCTTACATCAACCGCGGAAACAACAACAATGCCAATGACAACAAGAATGTCGTTAAAGAACTGGTTGCCGCGCGTCTGGATAAAGCGAAGTTGTTGGGGTACGAAGACTTTGCTGCTTTCGTGCTGGATGAGAATATGGCTAAGAATGAAAAGAACGTGTATAACCTGCTCGACCAGGTCTGGACACCGGCACTGAAAAAAGCGAAAGAGGAACTCGCAGATATTAACGCTGAAATAAAGAAAGAAGGAGGTAACTTCAATGCAGAAGGTTGGGACTGGCGTTATTATGCCGACAAAGCGCGTCAGGCAAAATTCAATATGGATGAAAACGAAGTACGTCCGTATTTGGAACTGAACAATGTGCGCGAAGGTGCTTTCTATGTTGCTAATAAATTGTATGGAATAACCTTTACGGAAATTAAGGATATCCCGAAACCGGATCCGGATGCTTTCGCTTTCGAATGCAAGGACAAGGACGGTTCTTTACTGGGCGTCCTTTATATGGACTTCTATACCCGTCCGGGTAAAAGCGGAGGAGCCTGGTGCGGCAGCTACCGTTCGCAGACTTACAAAGACGGCAAGAAAGTTGCCCCGGTCGTTACAACGGTGTTCAATTTCAGTAAACCGGTTGCCGGACAACCAGCCTTGTTGAGCGCGGATGAAGCTGAAACTGTCTTCCATGAGTTTGGTCATGCGCTGCACGGATTGTTCTGCGACGTTCATTATTATGGTGTTTCGGATGTTCCCCGCGATTTCGTAGAACTGCCTTCACAGGTCATGGAACACTGGGTGTTCGAACCGGAAGTCTTGAAAGTATATGCCAAACATTATCAGACCGGCGAAGTGATTCCTCAGGAGCTGGTGGATAAGATCGTAAAGAGTGGTAAATACGGACAGGGTTTTGCTACCATCGAATATCTGGCAGCTTCTTTGCTGGATATGGATTATCATATTCTGAAGAAACAATCGGCAAATATGGATGTAGAGGTCTTTGAAGCCGATGTAATGAATAAACGAGGATTGATCAGCCAGATTCCTCCCCGTTACCGTACTACTTATTTCAGTCATACAATGACAGGCGGATATACTGCCGGTTATTACAGTTATATTTGGGCGGAAGTACTGGATGCCGATGCTTTTGATGCTTATAAAGAGACGGGTGATATCTTTAACCAGGAAGTGGCTACTAAATTCCGTCAGTGCGTCCTTACTCCGGGTGGTATCGATGACGCTATGGATATGTATAAGAATTTCCGGGGAAAGGAGCCGAGCATCGAGCCGTTGCTGAAAAACAGGGGACTGAAATAG
- a CDS encoding NAD(P)H-dependent flavin oxidoreductase encodes MNRICDLFGIKYPIIQGGMVWCSGWRLASAVSNAGGLGLLGAGSMHPDTLREHIRKCKAATDKPFGVNVPLMYPEIESLMNILVEEEVKIVFTSAGSPKKWTPFLKEHGMTVVHVVSSSLFAVKCEEAGVDAIAAEGFEAGGHNGREETTTLCLIPAVRRATSLPLIAAGGIGTGDAMLATFALGAEGVQIGTRFALTEESSAHENFKQLCLSLNEGDTKLLLKKLAPTRLAKGDFKTAVEEAEAQGASVEDMRALLGKGRAKKGIFEGNLEEGELEIGQVAALFRKEQTVCEVMEELVADYRKALAGLNNEANLF; translated from the coding sequence ATGAATAGAATATGTGACTTATTCGGTATAAAATACCCCATTATACAAGGTGGGATGGTTTGGTGCAGCGGTTGGCGACTGGCTTCGGCTGTCAGCAATGCCGGGGGACTGGGATTGCTCGGTGCCGGTTCTATGCATCCCGACACGCTGCGCGAACATATCCGCAAATGTAAAGCGGCTACCGACAAGCCTTTCGGAGTGAACGTCCCGTTGATGTATCCGGAAATAGAGAGCCTGATGAATATTCTGGTGGAAGAAGAAGTAAAAATAGTCTTCACCTCTGCCGGAAGTCCTAAGAAATGGACTCCTTTCCTGAAAGAACATGGTATGACAGTCGTCCATGTGGTAAGCAGCTCCTTGTTTGCCGTCAAATGTGAAGAGGCAGGTGTCGATGCCATTGCTGCCGAAGGCTTTGAAGCCGGAGGGCATAACGGACGCGAAGAGACGACGACGCTCTGCCTGATCCCTGCCGTGCGCCGGGCTACCTCTCTCCCACTGATAGCCGCCGGAGGAATAGGTACCGGTGATGCTATGCTGGCTACTTTTGCCCTCGGTGCGGAAGGTGTACAGATCGGTACCCGTTTTGCCCTGACGGAAGAAAGTTCCGCTCATGAGAACTTCAAGCAGCTTTGCCTCAGTCTCAATGAGGGAGATACAAAGCTATTATTGAAAAAGCTGGCTCCTACCCGCTTGGCAAAAGGCGATTTCAAAACGGCAGTGGAAGAAGCCGAAGCACAAGGTGCATCCGTAGAAGATATGCGCGCTTTACTAGGCAAAGGCAGAGCCAAGAAAGGTATATTCGAAGGGAATCTGGAAGAAGGAGAACTGGAAATCGGACAGGTTGCCGCCTTATTCAGAAAAGAGCAGACAGTCTGCGAAGTGATGGAAGAACTTGTTGCCGATTATCGAAAAGCGCTTGCCGGACTGAACAACGAAGCTAACTTATTCTAA
- a CDS encoding SUMF1/EgtB/PvdO family nonheme iron enzyme — MKNATILCCCLIVLGAFNSYAQEKNSLGMQLTPIPAGSFHMGSHGQGEHYDEFPIHPVTITKPFLMGATEVTNAQYEQFDPSHKELRGKYGLSKGDDEAVIFVDYYEAEAFCKWLSKKEGKTYRLPTEAEWEYACRAGSYWNFWMDDGLHGVYHKNQQNVWGTDSTICLQVGKTPPNPFGLYDMHGNVEEWCSDWYGPYEASAQTDPVGRADGLYKVTRGGSHSTPERFLRSANRMAMMPEDKHWLTGFRVVQADMPQSQPLPALEPASQETVSRQKYNWGTPSRAPFFAEPLVYVNTPDCSSGVPFYKHNHCPAVSWCDNGDLLAIWFTCDEESGREMVILESRLKPGATEWTEPREFFRVPDRNVTGSSLLNNNGTLIHMNGMEAAGTWETLAMIMRTSKDNGATWSRPRMVAPEHARRHQVIAGSFVTKEGWLVQAADATPRSNGGTAFHLSKDNGLTWEDMGKTNPGTFKAGASGGTIAGIHAGVVQLSDGRFMALGRGDGIVDRNGLERMPMSISEDNGRTWTYSASEFPPIDGGQRLVLMRLREGPLLLISFTNHPFRLKNGLNGMTFKDKDGNEYTGYGMYAALSFDEGKTWPVKKLLTDGKRRFMDGGAWTGFFNMDSTHAEPRGYLAATQSPDQVIHLLSSRNHYRFNLPWLVENTGFQGQIK; from the coding sequence ATGAAAAACGCTACGATCTTATGTTGCTGTCTGATAGTTTTAGGTGCCTTTAATTCCTATGCCCAGGAAAAGAATAGCCTGGGAATGCAATTAACTCCGATTCCCGCAGGCTCCTTTCACATGGGAAGCCACGGACAAGGCGAGCATTATGACGAATTTCCGATCCATCCGGTAACGATCACGAAACCTTTCCTGATGGGCGCCACCGAAGTCACTAACGCCCAGTACGAACAGTTCGACCCTTCCCACAAAGAACTACGTGGCAAATACGGCCTCTCGAAAGGCGACGACGAGGCTGTTATCTTTGTCGATTATTACGAAGCGGAAGCCTTCTGTAAATGGTTATCGAAGAAGGAAGGTAAAACTTACCGTCTGCCGACAGAAGCAGAATGGGAATATGCCTGCCGTGCCGGTTCTTACTGGAACTTCTGGATGGATGACGGACTGCATGGCGTGTATCATAAAAACCAGCAAAATGTGTGGGGAACGGATTCGACTATCTGTCTCCAGGTTGGCAAAACACCTCCTAATCCTTTCGGTCTCTACGATATGCATGGCAATGTAGAGGAATGGTGCAGTGACTGGTACGGCCCGTACGAAGCCTCTGCACAGACAGACCCGGTCGGTCGTGCTGACGGTTTATACAAGGTGACACGCGGCGGAAGCCATAGCACACCGGAACGCTTCCTGCGTTCGGCAAACCGTATGGCCATGATGCCGGAGGATAAACACTGGCTGACCGGATTCCGTGTCGTGCAGGCTGATATGCCGCAAAGCCAGCCACTTCCAGCCCTCGAACCAGCTTCGCAGGAAACAGTTTCCCGGCAAAAGTATAACTGGGGAACTCCGTCGAGAGCCCCGTTCTTTGCCGAACCTCTTGTTTATGTAAATACTCCGGACTGCTCTTCGGGCGTTCCGTTCTATAAACATAACCATTGTCCGGCTGTCAGCTGGTGCGATAATGGCGATCTGCTGGCTATCTGGTTTACCTGCGATGAGGAGTCGGGTAGGGAAATGGTAATCCTTGAGAGCCGACTGAAGCCGGGGGCAACCGAATGGACCGAGCCGCGTGAATTCTTCCGGGTTCCTGACCGGAATGTGACCGGTTCGTCCCTGCTGAATAATAACGGAACATTGATTCACATGAACGGTATGGAGGCTGCCGGAACCTGGGAAACACTGGCTATGATCATGCGTACGAGTAAAGATAACGGTGCAACCTGGAGTCGTCCCCGTATGGTTGCCCCTGAGCATGCCCGCCGTCACCAGGTGATAGCAGGCTCTTTTGTTACGAAAGAAGGCTGGTTGGTACAAGCCGCCGATGCAACGCCACGAAGTAACGGAGGTACAGCCTTTCATCTCAGTAAAGATAACGGTCTGACTTGGGAAGATATGGGAAAGACTAATCCCGGTACATTCAAAGCGGGGGCTTCGGGCGGAACCATTGCCGGGATTCATGCCGGTGTAGTGCAATTGTCTGACGGGCGTTTTATGGCTTTGGGACGTGGCGACGGTATTGTCGATAGAAACGGTTTGGAGCGTATGCCCATGAGTATCTCGGAAGACAACGGCCGTACCTGGACATATAGTGCATCCGAGTTTCCTCCGATCGACGGTGGTCAGCGCCTGGTGTTGATGCGTCTGCGTGAAGGACCTCTTTTACTGATCTCGTTTACTAACCATCCTTTCCGCTTGAAAAACGGATTGAACGGAATGACTTTCAAAGATAAGGACGGTAATGAGTACACCGGTTACGGGATGTATGCCGCCCTGTCTTTCGATGAAGGGAAAACATGGCCGGTGAAGAAGCTGCTGACGGATGGTAAACGCCGCTTTATGGACGGTGGCGCCTGGACAGGCTTTTTCAATATGGACAGTACGCATGCCGAACCCCGTGGTTATCTAGCTGCCACACAGTCACCGGATCAGGTCATCCATCTGCTGAGTAGCCGGAATCATTACCGGTTTAACCTGCCGTGGCTGGTCGAAAATACAGGCTTTCAAGGACAAATAAAGTGA
- a CDS encoding TolC family protein has protein sequence MKQFIVITLLASAVFSASGQNSVDEVLRSIEANNKELQANKQLVASQKLEAKLDNNLADPTVTYSHLYGNKEGMGFTGELVASQSFDFPSLYAQRGKLAKLRGESIEHQGEEFRQQILLQAKEVCLDLVLLNQQKSLLDVRRQNAEQLSALYEQRLQNGDANILETNKINLELLNVRNEARINEANRVAKLHELAMLNGGVEIQFTDTVYTPVDAPVSIADLKQEIISSDRRLQSLRSEQTAARKQISVSRTQGLPSFELGYRMNPSSGGERFNGFLVGVSIPLFANRNKVKQAKAQSLYTELQTESMQTAVESELLQLYNRSVSLKASIDEYSEVLKKQNSLALLNKAIQSGQISMIEYFVDVTTLYQSMQNYMQLQNEYQKVMAQLYKYKL, from the coding sequence ATGAAACAATTCATAGTAATTACGCTGTTGGCTTCGGCTGTGTTTTCTGCAAGCGGACAAAACTCTGTAGATGAAGTCCTTCGCAGTATCGAAGCCAACAATAAAGAATTGCAGGCGAATAAGCAGCTTGTCGCTTCCCAAAAACTGGAAGCCAAGCTGGATAATAACCTCGCCGACCCGACCGTTACCTATTCCCATCTTTACGGGAATAAGGAAGGTATGGGATTTACCGGCGAACTCGTAGCTTCACAATCGTTCGATTTCCCTTCGCTTTATGCTCAGCGTGGAAAGTTGGCGAAGTTGCGTGGAGAAAGTATCGAACATCAGGGGGAAGAGTTTCGTCAGCAAATCCTGCTGCAAGCGAAAGAAGTCTGTTTGGATCTGGTGTTGCTCAATCAGCAAAAGAGCCTGCTGGATGTACGTCGCCAAAATGCCGAACAGCTTTCAGCTCTTTATGAACAACGTTTGCAGAATGGCGATGCCAATATCCTGGAGACAAACAAGATCAACCTCGAATTGCTGAATGTTCGTAACGAAGCCCGGATAAACGAAGCCAACCGAGTTGCTAAACTTCATGAGTTGGCGATGCTGAACGGTGGTGTCGAGATCCAGTTTACCGATACCGTGTATACGCCGGTAGATGCGCCCGTATCGATTGCCGATCTGAAGCAGGAAATTATTTCTTCCGACCGTCGTTTGCAGTCGCTGCGCAGTGAACAGACGGCTGCCCGGAAACAAATCAGTGTCAGCCGTACGCAAGGTCTGCCTTCTTTTGAGTTAGGCTATCGCATGAATCCATCTTCGGGCGGCGAACGTTTTAACGGTTTTCTGGTAGGTGTCAGCATTCCGTTGTTTGCCAATCGCAACAAGGTGAAACAGGCCAAGGCGCAGAGCCTTTATACGGAATTGCAGACGGAGAGTATGCAGACGGCTGTCGAGAGCGAACTTTTGCAGCTTTATAACCGTTCTGTATCCTTGAAGGCTTCCATCGATGAATACAGCGAAGTATTGAAGAAGCAAAACAGCCTGGCATTGCTGAATAAAGCCATCCAAAGCGGGCAGATTAGTATGATCGAGTACTTTGTCGATGTGACGACACTTTATCAAAGCATGCAGAATTATATGCAGTTGCAGAATGAATATCAGAAGGTGATGGCGCAACTTTATAAATACAAGTTGTAA
- a CDS encoding efflux RND transporter permease subunit, translating to MLNKIIYYSLHNRLVVLICALLLMIAGTYTAFHTDVDVFPDLNAPTVVIMTEANGMAPEEVERLVTFPVETAVNGAMDVRRVRSSSTTGFSVVWVEFDWGTDIYRARQIVSEKLAVVSESLPENVGKPTLGPQSSILGEMMIIGLTTKDNENNPAGTGGSRTAPAETATTQMDLRTIADWTIRPRLLSTGGVAQVAVIGGDIKEYQILLDPARMKHYGVGLNEVLTVCRNMNRNANGGVLYEYDNEYIIRGVLSTPKAEELAKGVIKTVDGFPVLLENVATVKVGSKSPKLGTASERGKHAVLITVTKQPNTSTIDLTNKLDEIVADLQKSLPADVNISTDIFRQSRFIDSSINNVKNSLFEGSIFVVIVLFLFLMNIRTTVISLVALPLSLLVSILVLHYMGLTINTMSLGGMAIAIGSLVDDAIVDVENVFKRIRENRMLPEAERRSILDVVYDASREVRMPILNSTLIIVVSFVPLFFLSGMEGRMLVPLGIAFIVALFASTVVALTLTPVLCSYLLNRKATDKKIDKESWVASKLKNVYGAALKVALAHKSIVLGCTIGLFVISLGIFFTLGRSFLPPFNEGSFTINVSSLPGISLEESDRMGHRAEELLMQVPEIQTVARKTGRAELDEHALGVNVSEIEAPFQLKDRSRDAVMNDVRQKLSTISGANIEIGQPISHRIDAMLSGTEANIAIKLFGTDLNRLFTIGNDIKSAIEGIPGLVDLKVEQQIERPQLTITPKRELMAKYGIPLPEFEEYINVMLGGEVVSQVYDDGKTFDLTVKTSDESRATMEDIRNLMIDAQGKKIPLSYIAEVRSVTGPNTINRENVQRKLVISGNVSERDLRSVVNDIQNKIGNSIQLPEGYHVEYGGQFESEQAASRTLLLTSFMSLLVIFLLLYNEFKNAKESGVILLNLPLALIGGVLILWMTSGEISIPAIIGFISLFGIATRNGMLLISHYTQLRSEGFSVYDAVIHGSLDRLNPILMTALSSALALIPLALNGDLPGNEIQSPMATVILGGLLTSTFLNGFIIPIVYLLMNKEK from the coding sequence ATGTTGAATAAGATAATATATTACTCGCTGCATAACAGATTGGTTGTCCTGATCTGTGCATTGCTGCTGATGATAGCGGGAACTTATACAGCCTTTCATACGGATGTAGACGTGTTCCCCGACCTGAATGCTCCGACCGTGGTTATCATGACCGAAGCAAACGGGATGGCTCCTGAAGAAGTGGAACGTCTGGTTACTTTCCCGGTCGAAACGGCTGTAAACGGAGCGATGGATGTACGCCGTGTACGTTCTTCTTCTACCACCGGATTTTCGGTTGTATGGGTGGAGTTCGACTGGGGAACGGATATTTACCGTGCCCGTCAGATCGTTTCCGAGAAACTGGCGGTTGTAAGTGAAAGTCTTCCCGAGAATGTAGGGAAGCCGACACTGGGACCGCAATCTTCTATCCTGGGAGAAATGATGATCATCGGCTTGACGACTAAGGATAATGAAAATAACCCCGCCGGTACGGGCGGTTCGCGAACCGCCCCTGCGGAAACCGCCACCACCCAAATGGACCTGCGCACAATTGCCGACTGGACGATCCGTCCGCGTTTATTATCTACCGGAGGTGTGGCACAGGTAGCCGTGATTGGGGGAGATATCAAAGAATATCAGATCTTACTCGATCCTGCCCGCATGAAACATTATGGAGTAGGGTTGAATGAGGTGCTGACGGTTTGCCGTAACATGAACCGTAATGCAAATGGTGGTGTCTTGTACGAATACGATAATGAGTATATCATTCGTGGTGTCCTTTCTACTCCGAAAGCGGAAGAACTGGCAAAAGGTGTGATCAAGACTGTGGACGGTTTTCCTGTTCTGCTGGAGAATGTGGCTACAGTGAAAGTAGGAAGCAAAAGCCCTAAATTGGGTACGGCATCCGAACGGGGCAAACATGCTGTCCTTATCACGGTTACCAAACAGCCGAATACCAGTACGATCGACCTGACAAATAAACTGGATGAAATTGTGGCTGACCTTCAAAAGAGTTTGCCTGCCGATGTAAATATATCTACCGATATTTTCCGTCAGAGCCGTTTCATCGACAGTTCTATTAATAATGTAAAGAACAGTTTGTTTGAAGGAAGTATCTTCGTTGTGATTGTGCTCTTCCTTTTCCTGATGAATATCCGCACAACGGTGATCTCATTGGTGGCGTTGCCTCTGTCATTGCTGGTCTCTATCCTGGTTTTGCATTATATGGGGCTGACCATTAATACGATGTCGCTGGGAGGTATGGCGATTGCCATCGGATCGTTGGTGGATGATGCCATTGTCGATGTGGAGAATGTATTTAAGCGGATACGTGAGAACCGGATGCTGCCGGAGGCAGAAAGACGGTCGATCCTGGATGTTGTATATGATGCTTCCCGCGAAGTGCGTATGCCGATCCTGAACTCGACATTGATTATTGTGGTGAGCTTTGTTCCCCTGTTCTTCCTGAGTGGTATGGAAGGCCGTATGTTGGTTCCGCTGGGGATTGCGTTTATTGTCGCCTTGTTCGCTTCTACGGTGGTGGCGCTTACTTTAACACCGGTTTTATGTAGCTATCTGCTGAACCGTAAAGCAACCGATAAGAAAATAGATAAAGAGTCGTGGGTTGCCAGCAAATTGAAGAATGTGTATGGTGCTGCATTGAAGGTGGCTTTGGCTCATAAGTCGATTGTGCTGGGCTGTACGATAGGGTTGTTCGTCATATCGTTGGGTATATTCTTTACGTTGGGACGTAGTTTCCTGCCGCCTTTTAACGAAGGCTCGTTTACGATCAATGTAAGTTCATTGCCCGGTATCTCGTTGGAAGAGTCAGACCGGATGGGACACCGTGCAGAAGAGCTGCTGATGCAAGTTCCGGAGATTCAGACAGTGGCTCGTAAAACAGGACGTGCCGAACTGGATGAACATGCCTTGGGTGTAAACGTTTCTGAGATTGAAGCACCTTTCCAATTGAAAGATCGTAGTCGCGATGCCGTCATGAACGATGTGCGTCAGAAGCTGTCGACCATCAGTGGTGCCAATATTGAGATCGGCCAGCCTATTTCTCACCGTATCGATGCAATGCTTTCGGGAACGGAGGCCAATATTGCAATCAAACTGTTCGGAACCGATTTGAACCGTCTGTTTACGATCGGCAACGATATCAAAAGTGCTATCGAAGGCATTCCGGGCCTGGTCGATTTGAAGGTGGAACAACAGATCGAACGTCCGCAGCTGACCATTACTCCCAAACGGGAACTGATGGCAAAGTATGGAATACCTCTGCCGGAGTTTGAAGAATATATAAATGTCATGTTGGGAGGTGAAGTAGTCAGCCAGGTCTATGACGACGGAAAGACATTCGACCTGACCGTAAAGACTTCCGACGAAAGCCGTGCAACCATGGAGGATATCCGTAATCTAATGATCGATGCACAGGGAAAGAAGATCCCATTGAGTTATATCGCCGAAGTTCGCTCCGTAACCGGTCCGAATACGATTAACCGTGAAAATGTACAGCGTAAGCTGGTGATTAGCGGGAACGTATCCGAACGTGACCTACGCAGTGTCGTAAACGATATCCAGAACAAGATCGGGAATTCTATCCAGTTGCCCGAAGGATACCATGTGGAGTATGGCGGACAGTTCGAAAGCGAGCAGGCTGCCAGTCGCACATTGTTATTAACCTCTTTCATGTCGTTACTGGTAATCTTCCTGTTGCTTTATAATGAATTCAAGAATGCGAAGGAGAGCGGTGTGATCCTGTTGAACCTGCCGTTGGCTTTGATCGGTGGCGTGCTGATCTTGTGGATGACATCCGGCGAGATCAGTATTCCGGCTATTATCGGTTTTATCTCCCTGTTCGGTATTGCTACCCGAAACGGTATGTTGCTGATCAGCCACTATACTCAGTTGCGCAGTGAAGGTTTTTCTGTATATGATGCGGTGATACACGGTTCGCTGGACCGTCTGAATCCGATCCTGATGACAGCCTTGAGTTCTGCGCTGGCTTTGATCCCGCTGGCATTGAACGGAGATCTGCCGGGTAATGAGATACAAAGCCCGATGGCCACTGTGATCCTGGGAGGGTTGCTGACGTCTACCTTCCTGAACGGATTTATTATTCCTATTGTCTATCTTTTAATGAATAAGGAGAAATGA
- a CDS encoding efflux RND transporter periplasmic adaptor subunit, translating to MRKIYLLWVLCAYIFASCGGGAAKPEEHNHDHEAHEHEEGHDHEHEGHDHEHEGDEHEGHDHGNEAAAGAHSNEIIFKEELAKAVGLQTKVMEPASFTDVIKTSGSVLAAQGDETTVVATVPGIVTFGRLSFVDGTPVKKGQAILSLASSSLSEGNVAARAKYAYETARKEYERMQQLVGDKIVSAKDFEQARLNYENAKAAYDAVAGKQTENGVSVVSPMNGYLKNLQVKEGDYVTVGQPLATISQNSRLVLRAEVSEKYYQYLPAIQSANFRTPYDEQVYKLSELHGRLLSYGKASDTNSFYIPVTFEFDNKGAVIPGSFVEIYLLATPMQEVLSVPVSSLIEEQGIYSVFIRLDEEGYKKQEVKLGANNGSEVQILSGLKPGDVVVTQGAYQIKLASASNAIPAHTHNH from the coding sequence ATGAGAAAGATATATTTATTGTGGGTTTTATGTGCCTACATATTCGCAAGCTGTGGCGGCGGAGCTGCTAAGCCTGAAGAGCATAACCATGATCATGAAGCACATGAACATGAAGAAGGACACGATCACGAACATGAAGGTCATGATCACGAACACGAGGGAGACGAGCATGAAGGCCATGATCATGGGAACGAAGCTGCAGCAGGTGCACATTCCAACGAAATCATTTTTAAAGAAGAATTGGCGAAAGCTGTCGGGTTGCAGACAAAAGTGATGGAACCGGCTTCTTTTACGGATGTTATAAAAACCAGTGGAAGCGTACTGGCAGCACAGGGGGATGAAACAACGGTGGTTGCGACTGTTCCCGGTATTGTGACATTCGGTCGTTTATCATTTGTTGACGGTACTCCGGTAAAGAAAGGGCAGGCGATCCTGAGCCTGGCTTCCAGTTCCCTGTCGGAAGGGAATGTAGCTGCCCGTGCCAAATATGCATACGAAACAGCCAGGAAAGAATATGAGCGTATGCAGCAGTTGGTAGGAGATAAGATTGTTTCGGCTAAAGATTTTGAACAGGCACGTTTGAATTATGAAAACGCAAAGGCTGCTTATGATGCTGTTGCCGGTAAGCAGACAGAGAATGGCGTGTCGGTGGTATCTCCGATGAACGGATATTTGAAGAATCTTCAGGTAAAAGAAGGGGACTATGTGACAGTGGGGCAACCGCTGGCAACTATCTCTCAGAATAGCCGTCTGGTGCTTCGTGCCGAGGTTTCGGAAAAGTATTATCAATATCTTCCGGCTATTCAGTCTGCTAATTTCCGTACTCCTTATGATGAGCAGGTATATAAGCTCTCCGAGCTTCACGGACGGTTGCTTTCGTATGGAAAAGCGTCGGATACCAATTCTTTCTATATTCCTGTTACTTTTGAGTTTGATAATAAAGGAGCCGTTATTCCCGGTTCTTTCGTCGAGATTTATCTGCTTGCTACTCCGATGCAGGAGGTGTTGAGTGTCCCTGTTTCCTCCCTGATAGAAGAACAAGGTATTTATTCTGTATTTATCCGTCTCGATGAAGAAGGTTATAAAAAGCAGGAAGTAAAACTGGGAGCGAATAATGGTTCTGAAGTACAGATATTATCCGGCTTGAAACCGGGTGACGTGGTCGTAACGCAAGGCGCTTATCAGATTAAACTCGCCTCTGCTTCTAATGCTATTCCGGCTCATACTCACAATCATTAA